One stretch of Limnohabitans sp. DNA includes these proteins:
- a CDS encoding MFS transporter: MKTLPRLIGGQIFLHACMAGMRMATPLLALKLGYSPLAVGALLALFALTQVFLALPAGRYIDRAGLKKPLLISVVISSVGASLSAIWPFFPVLCLSALATGGATGMAVIALQRHVGRMAQNAAELRVAFSWLSIGPAISNFLGPVLAGLLIDFAGPQPAHITGFQWAFWMLAALPLSTWFWVRSVTELHAPHTQNKQAIRRAKDLLAEPMMRRLLAVNWVLSSCWDVHTFVVPVLGHERGYSASVVGMILGAFALAATFIRLCLPFISRHVKEHQIITGSMACTALLFGLYPLMPTAWAMGLCSVLLGLVLGTAQPMIMSTLHQITPPNRHGEALGLRLMSINASSVLMPMLFGAAGAVAGVAPVFWVVGSVVGWGSQWAWRLRPTSAHGASL; encoded by the coding sequence GTGAAGACCCTGCCTCGGCTGATTGGGGGCCAAATTTTCCTGCACGCCTGTATGGCAGGCATGCGCATGGCGACGCCGCTGTTGGCCCTCAAGTTGGGGTACAGCCCTCTTGCCGTGGGGGCCTTGTTGGCGCTGTTTGCCCTGACCCAGGTGTTTTTGGCCCTGCCTGCGGGTCGCTACATCGACCGTGCTGGCCTCAAAAAACCGCTGCTCATCAGTGTGGTCATCTCTTCTGTGGGGGCCAGTCTTTCTGCCATCTGGCCATTTTTTCCAGTCTTGTGTTTGAGTGCACTGGCCACGGGGGGTGCCACCGGCATGGCGGTGATTGCGTTGCAGCGACATGTGGGTCGCATGGCCCAAAATGCCGCTGAGCTGCGCGTGGCGTTCAGTTGGTTGTCGATTGGCCCGGCGATTTCTAACTTTTTGGGGCCGGTACTGGCAGGTTTGCTGATTGACTTTGCCGGTCCGCAACCCGCCCACATCACGGGCTTTCAATGGGCATTCTGGATGCTGGCAGCCCTGCCATTGAGCACCTGGTTCTGGGTGCGGTCTGTGACCGAATTACACGCTCCCCACACGCAGAACAAGCAGGCGATCCGGCGTGCCAAGGATTTGCTGGCCGAGCCCATGATGCGCCGTTTGCTGGCGGTCAACTGGGTGCTGTCCTCGTGCTGGGATGTGCACACTTTCGTGGTCCCGGTGTTGGGCCATGAGCGTGGTTACAGCGCGTCGGTAGTGGGCATGATTTTGGGCGCTTTTGCCCTTGCGGCCACCTTCATTCGGTTGTGTTTGCCTTTCATCTCGCGCCACGTCAAGGAGCACCAGATCATCACGGGCTCCATGGCTTGCACCGCGCTGCTGTTTGGGCTTTATCCCCTCATGCCCACGGCTTGGGCCATGGGTTTGTGTTCGGTGTTGCTGGGGCTGGTCTTGGGCACGGCCCAGCCGATGATCATGAGCACCTTGCACCAGATCACCCCGCCGAACCGCCATGGTGAGGCGCTGGGTTTGCGGCTGATGAGCATCAACGCCTCCAGCGTGCTCATGCCCATGCTTTTTGGGGCCGCTGGGGCGGTGGCTGGTGTGGCGCCGGTGTTCTGGGTGGTGGGGTCTGTGGTGGGCTGGGGTTCCCAATGGGCGTGGCGACTGCGACCCACCAGTGCCCACGGCGCAAGCCTTTGA
- a CDS encoding D-glycerate dehydrogenase — MSKPSILVARAIFPEVLQSLAQVFEVESNQADEVWSAAELTRRMQGKVGALTTGSERIDAAFLQANPQLRIVANMAVGFNNFDVPAMTAAGVIASNTPDVLTETTADFGFALLMATARRVSESEHYLRAGLWTKWSYDMFAGVEVHGSTIGIIGMGRIGQGIARRAAHGFGMNVIYHNRSRLSGELEVQCKARYVGKEELLKTADHVMLVVPYSAESHHTIGAAELAQMKTTATLVNIARGGIVDDAALAKALAVRQIAAAGIDVFEGEPSVHPDLLKVPNVVLTPHIASATLQTRKAMAQLAADNLVAYLTRGQALTPLNSLPGRTA, encoded by the coding sequence ATGTCCAAACCTTCTATTCTGGTGGCGCGCGCCATCTTCCCCGAGGTACTGCAGTCTTTGGCGCAGGTGTTCGAAGTCGAGAGCAACCAAGCCGATGAGGTTTGGTCTGCCGCAGAGCTGACCCGCCGCATGCAAGGCAAAGTGGGCGCTTTGACCACCGGCAGCGAGCGCATAGACGCGGCGTTCTTGCAGGCCAATCCCCAGCTGCGCATCGTGGCCAACATGGCCGTGGGCTTCAACAACTTTGATGTGCCCGCCATGACCGCTGCGGGCGTGATTGCCAGCAACACCCCCGACGTGCTGACCGAAACCACCGCAGATTTTGGTTTTGCACTTTTGATGGCCACGGCCCGCCGCGTGTCCGAGAGTGAGCACTATTTGCGTGCCGGTTTGTGGACCAAGTGGAGCTACGACATGTTTGCCGGGGTCGAGGTCCATGGCTCGACCATCGGCATCATCGGCATGGGTCGCATCGGTCAAGGAATTGCCCGCCGCGCCGCGCATGGCTTTGGCATGAATGTGATTTATCACAACCGCTCGCGCTTGAGCGGCGAGCTGGAAGTGCAGTGCAAGGCCCGTTATGTGGGTAAAGAAGAGCTGCTCAAAACCGCTGACCATGTGATGCTGGTCGTGCCCTACAGCGCGGAGTCGCACCACACCATTGGCGCGGCCGAGCTGGCGCAAATGAAGACCACGGCCACACTGGTCAACATTGCGCGTGGCGGAATCGTGGACGATGCGGCCCTGGCCAAAGCCCTGGCGGTGCGCCAAATCGCTGCGGCGGGCATCGATGTGTTCGAGGGCGAGCCCTCGGTGCACCCCGACTTGCTCAAGGTGCCCAACGTGGTGCTCACGCCCCACATCGCCAGCGCGACCCTGCAGACCCGCAAGGCCATGGCCCAGCTCGCAGCCGACAACCTGGTGGCCTACCTGACACGGGGCCAGGCTCTTACGCCTTTGAACAGCTTGCCAGGCAGAACGGCATGA
- the rmuC gene encoding DNA recombination protein RmuC: MSEWILWGLGGLNLLLLLVLLHSFKTLPDTAAAKAAEQASSQMGWQQQQFDAVQARTERLERELRNEISQSGVQGRQEVMQTLTLFQQSLLQQSAEAARTQNQQIDVLAQQLALLQKSLTDSLAQQVNALSESNARRLTEMRGTMETQLAQLQQSNAAKLDEMRQTVDEKLQATLQARLGESFKQVADRLEQVHKGLGEMHSLAQGVGDLKHLLTNVKTRGMFGEAQLASLLEQVLTPEQYAVQVATRPGDKNRVDFAIRLPGRSDSGQPVWLPIDAKFPNEDYERLLEAQSRADLVQSELCAKALEARIRLEAKSIAEKYLEPPHTTDFAVMFLPTEGLYAEVLRRPGLMETLQRDHRVTLAGPTNLMAMLNALQMGFRTLALEKRSSEVWQVLGAVKTEFGKFGDVLDKVRNQTQTVLNTLDQAQTRSNVMNRALRQVDALPEVQAQTLLPGSES, translated from the coding sequence ATGAGTGAATGGATCTTATGGGGCCTGGGTGGCCTGAACCTCTTGTTGCTGTTGGTCTTGCTGCACAGCTTCAAGACCTTGCCCGATACCGCAGCGGCTAAAGCTGCTGAACAGGCCTCATCGCAAATGGGCTGGCAACAGCAGCAGTTTGATGCGGTGCAGGCCAGAACCGAGCGTCTGGAGCGAGAACTACGCAACGAAATCAGCCAGTCCGGTGTGCAGGGGCGGCAAGAGGTGATGCAGACACTCACGCTGTTCCAGCAGTCTCTGCTGCAACAAAGCGCCGAGGCTGCCCGCACCCAAAACCAGCAAATCGACGTACTGGCCCAGCAACTGGCCCTGCTGCAAAAAAGCCTGACCGACAGCTTGGCTCAACAGGTCAATGCGCTCTCCGAGTCGAATGCTCGGCGCCTGACAGAGATGCGCGGCACCATGGAAACCCAGCTGGCCCAGCTGCAGCAAAGCAACGCAGCCAAGCTCGATGAAATGCGCCAGACCGTGGACGAAAAACTCCAGGCCACGCTGCAAGCCCGACTGGGTGAGAGCTTTAAGCAAGTGGCCGACCGCCTGGAGCAGGTTCACAAGGGTCTGGGCGAGATGCACAGCCTGGCGCAGGGCGTGGGCGATCTCAAACACCTGCTGACCAACGTGAAGACGCGCGGCATGTTTGGCGAGGCGCAATTGGCTTCATTGCTGGAGCAGGTGCTCACGCCCGAACAATATGCGGTGCAAGTGGCCACGCGTCCCGGTGACAAAAACCGGGTGGACTTCGCCATCCGCTTGCCGGGTCGATCCGACAGTGGCCAGCCGGTGTGGCTGCCCATCGATGCCAAGTTTCCCAACGAGGACTATGAGCGCTTGCTCGAAGCGCAAAGCCGCGCCGACCTGGTGCAATCCGAGCTGTGCGCCAAGGCCCTCGAAGCGCGCATCCGGCTCGAAGCCAAATCGATTGCCGAAAAATACCTGGAGCCACCGCACACTACCGACTTTGCGGTGATGTTCTTGCCCACCGAAGGCCTGTATGCCGAGGTCTTGCGCCGCCCCGGCCTCATGGAAACCCTGCAGCGCGACCACCGCGTAACGCTGGCAGGCCCAACCAATTTGATGGCCATGCTCAACGCTTTGCAAATGGGCTTCAGAACGCTGGCCCTGGAAAAGCGCTCCAGCGAAGTCTGGCAGGTGCTCGGCGCCGTCAAGACCGAGTTTGGCAAGTTTGGCGATGTGCTGGACAAGGTGCGCAACCAGACGCAAACCGTGCTGAACACGCTCGACCAGGCCCAAACCCGCAGCAACGTGATGAACCGAGCCTTGCGCCAGGTCGATGCTTTGCCCGAAGTCCAGGCCCAGACCCTGCTGCCGGGCAGCGAGTCATGA
- a CDS encoding AbrB/MazE/SpoVT family DNA-binding domain-containing protein, with the protein MLSTLTSKGQVTIPQALRQQLGLMPGQAVTFDLSADATCITLRPAVPAKKSPQPGFGMVKVKGAHVAADWDAAQALKP; encoded by the coding sequence ATGCTTTCCACACTGACCAGCAAAGGCCAAGTCACCATTCCTCAAGCCTTGCGCCAGCAACTGGGCTTGATGCCAGGGCAAGCGGTGACGTTTGACCTCAGTGCCGACGCCACTTGTATTACCTTGCGCCCCGCAGTCCCTGCCAAAAAGTCGCCCCAACCGGGTTTTGGCATGGTCAAAGTCAAGGGGGCGCACGTAGCTGCCGATTGGGATGCGGCTCAAGCGCTCAAGCCATGA
- the parC gene encoding DNA topoisomerase IV subunit A, whose protein sequence is MTDLLTPEASLQPAAPEGDHLGAYAQRAYLEYALSVVKGRALPDVCDGQKPVQRRILYSMDRMGLSYSGPNNNTAAKPVKSARVVGDVLGRYHPHGDTAAYDALVRMAQDFSQRYPLIDGQGNFGSRDGDGAAAMRYTEARLSRITSLLLDEIDMGTVDFIPNYDGSTEEPRQLPARLPFSLLNGASGIAVGLATEIPSHNLREVADACVALIKNDKLSDSELMAILPGPDYPGGGQIISPASDIADAYRTGRGSLKVRARWKIEELARGQWQLVVTELPQGVSSQRVLEEIEELTNPKVKAGKKALSTDQLQLKASMLAVLDVVRDESSKDAAVRLVFEPKTSRTLQQELITALLAHTSLETSAPINMTSVGIDGKPIQKSLRQMLVEWISFRQTTITRRSQHRLNKVLDRIHILEGRQLVLLNIDEVIRIIRHSDEPKPALIEAFRLSDRQAEDILEIRLRQLARLEAIKIEQELSELRGEQGKLEEILGSPAALRRLMVKEIEADAKTFADPRRTLIQEEKKAIAEVKVVDEPVTVVVSEKGWVRARTGHGHDATSFAFKAGDGLYGTFECRTVDTLIIMGSNGRVYSVPVATLPGARGDGQPVTTLIELEPTTQIAHYFAGPANAMLLLSGSGGYGFLASVENMISRNKAGKAFISLGDGETVCAPSHVSGSSATVPADKLPMPAATSVCCASTGGRVLTFEINELKTMEKGGRGLMLIDLEAKDSLAGAAAYTRSIKIEGIGRGGKAREETLEIRSLNNAKVARAKKGKVADLGFKPNRVTRVE, encoded by the coding sequence ATGACTGACCTGCTGACCCCCGAAGCTTCACTTCAACCCGCCGCCCCCGAAGGCGACCACCTGGGCGCCTACGCCCAGCGTGCCTACCTCGAATACGCGCTGTCCGTCGTCAAAGGCCGCGCCTTGCCCGATGTGTGCGACGGCCAAAAGCCGGTGCAGCGCCGCATTTTGTATTCGATGGACCGCATGGGTTTGTCGTACAGCGGCCCGAACAACAACACCGCCGCCAAGCCCGTCAAAAGCGCCCGCGTGGTGGGCGATGTGCTGGGCCGCTACCACCCGCACGGCGACACCGCCGCCTATGACGCGCTGGTGCGCATGGCGCAAGACTTTTCGCAGCGCTACCCGCTCATCGACGGCCAGGGCAACTTTGGCTCGCGCGACGGCGACGGCGCAGCCGCCATGCGTTACACCGAAGCGCGTTTGTCGCGCATCACCAGCTTGTTGCTGGATGAGATCGACATGGGTACGGTGGACTTCATCCCCAACTACGACGGCTCCACCGAAGAGCCGCGCCAGCTGCCCGCCCGCTTGCCCTTCAGCCTTCTCAACGGCGCCAGCGGCATCGCGGTGGGCCTGGCCACCGAAATCCCCAGCCACAACCTGCGCGAAGTGGCCGACGCCTGCGTGGCGCTGATCAAGAACGACAAGCTGAGCGACAGCGAGTTGATGGCCATCCTTCCCGGCCCCGACTACCCCGGTGGCGGTCAGATCATCAGCCCGGCCAGCGACATTGCCGACGCCTACCGCACCGGGCGCGGCAGCCTCAAAGTGCGTGCCCGCTGGAAGATCGAAGAACTCGCCCGGGGCCAGTGGCAACTGGTGGTGACCGAATTGCCGCAAGGTGTCAGCTCGCAGCGCGTGCTCGAAGAGATCGAAGAACTCACCAACCCCAAAGTCAAAGCCGGTAAAAAAGCGCTCAGCACCGACCAGTTGCAGCTCAAAGCCAGCATGTTGGCCGTGCTCGATGTGGTGCGTGACGAATCGAGCAAAGACGCCGCCGTGCGCCTGGTGTTCGAGCCCAAGACCAGCCGCACCCTGCAGCAAGAACTCATCACCGCCTTGCTGGCGCACACCAGCCTGGAAACCTCGGCACCGATCAACATGACGTCTGTGGGCATCGACGGCAAGCCGATTCAAAAGTCGCTGCGCCAGATGTTGGTGGAGTGGATCAGCTTTCGCCAGACCACCATCACCCGCCGCAGCCAGCACCGCTTGAACAAAGTGCTGGACCGCATCCACATTCTAGAAGGCCGTCAGCTGGTCTTGCTCAACATTGACGAGGTGATCCGCATCATCCGCCACAGCGACGAGCCCAAGCCGGCGCTGATCGAGGCCTTCCGCTTGAGCGATCGCCAGGCCGAAGACATCCTCGAAATCCGCCTGCGCCAACTGGCGCGACTTGAGGCCATCAAGATCGAGCAAGAGCTGAGTGAACTGCGCGGTGAACAAGGAAAGCTGGAAGAAATTTTGGGCAGCCCCGCCGCGCTGCGCCGCCTGATGGTCAAGGAGATCGAAGCCGACGCCAAGACTTTTGCCGACCCGCGACGCACCTTGATCCAGGAAGAGAAAAAAGCCATCGCCGAAGTCAAGGTGGTGGACGAGCCGGTGACGGTGGTCGTGTCGGAAAAAGGCTGGGTGCGTGCCCGCACTGGCCACGGCCACGACGCCACGAGCTTTGCCTTCAAGGCGGGCGACGGCCTGTACGGCACCTTTGAGTGCCGCACGGTGGACACGCTCATCATCATGGGCAGCAACGGCCGCGTCTACAGCGTGCCTGTGGCCACCTTGCCCGGCGCAAGAGGCGACGGGCAGCCTGTGACCACGCTGATCGAGCTGGAGCCCACCACGCAAATTGCCCACTACTTTGCAGGCCCCGCCAACGCCATGCTGCTGTTGAGTGGCTCGGGCGGCTACGGCTTCTTGGCTTCGGTCGAGAACATGATCTCGCGCAACAAAGCGGGCAAGGCTTTCATCAGCCTGGGCGACGGCGAAACCGTCTGCGCCCCCAGCCATGTGAGCGGCTCCAGCGCCACCGTGCCTGCCGACAAGCTGCCCATGCCTGCAGCGACCAGCGTGTGCTGTGCCAGTACGGGCGGCCGTGTCTTGACCTTTGAGATCAACGAACTCAAGACCATGGAAAAAGGCGGCCGGGGCCTGATGCTGATCGACCTGGAGGCCAAAGACAGCTTGGCCGGTGCTGCGGCCTATACCCGCAGCATCAAGATCGAAGGCATTGGGCGCGGTGGCAAAGCGCGAGAAGAAACGCTGGAAATCCGCAGCCTGAACAATGCCAAAGTGGCGCGGGCCAAGAAGGGCAAAGTGGCGGATCTGGGCTTCAAGCCGAATCGGGTGACGCGGGTGGAGTGA
- a CDS encoding type II toxin-antitoxin system VapC family toxin, whose product MKQRTSQLTALDTNVLARYYVQAEQTDAATALQCEHARALLESGKPLFVATTVALELEWVLRGFYKLEARTVAKVFNHLLSMPQVQMQDRQALQSACDALSQGFDFADALHHASSRHCDVLVTFDSKGFANRATAKGWVPKVLVP is encoded by the coding sequence ATGAAGCAACGCACCTCGCAGCTGACGGCGTTGGACACCAATGTGTTGGCGCGTTATTACGTGCAGGCCGAGCAAACCGATGCCGCCACGGCGCTCCAGTGTGAACATGCCCGTGCCTTGCTGGAGAGTGGCAAACCCCTCTTCGTGGCCACCACCGTGGCCTTGGAGTTGGAGTGGGTTCTGCGTGGGTTCTACAAACTGGAGGCACGCACGGTGGCCAAGGTGTTCAACCACTTGCTCAGCATGCCCCAGGTGCAAATGCAAGACCGCCAAGCCTTGCAAAGTGCCTGCGATGCCTTGAGCCAAGGTTTCGACTTTGCCGATGCCTTGCACCACGCCAGCAGCCGCCATTGCGATGTGCTGGTCACCTTCGATTCCAAAGGCTTTGCCAATCGGGCCACTGCAAAAGGTTGGGTGCCTAAGGTGCTCGTTCCATAA
- a CDS encoding ABC transporter ATP-binding protein, translating into MLNVEGLNAWYGQAQALFDVNLSVGEGELIVIQGLNGAGKSTLLQSLIGIGPRSRGRIEWQGLPIQDWPAHRRARAGLGFVAEDRRLFTGLSVKENLWIAAPSGTPLSAPVTPAQRFDRVMALFPQLQTMLHRPASQMSGGEQQMLALARTLMTGPRLLLLDEPCEGIAPVLVAAMRDALLQLVREGVSMLVAEQNNILARHAQRVLVLTSGRMQTVA; encoded by the coding sequence GTGCTCAACGTTGAAGGTCTGAACGCGTGGTATGGCCAAGCCCAGGCCTTATTTGATGTCAACTTGTCGGTGGGCGAGGGCGAGTTGATCGTGATTCAAGGCTTGAACGGCGCGGGCAAATCCACCTTGCTGCAAAGCTTGATTGGCATCGGCCCCCGATCCCGAGGCCGAATCGAATGGCAAGGTCTGCCCATTCAGGACTGGCCCGCGCATCGTCGCGCCCGTGCAGGCTTGGGGTTTGTGGCCGAAGACCGGCGCTTGTTCACCGGCTTGTCGGTGAAAGAAAACCTGTGGATCGCAGCGCCATCGGGGACGCCCCTGAGCGCTCCGGTCACGCCCGCGCAGCGCTTTGACCGCGTGATGGCTTTGTTTCCCCAACTGCAAACCATGCTGCACCGCCCGGCCAGCCAGATGAGTGGTGGTGAGCAGCAAATGCTGGCGCTGGCCCGCACCCTCATGACCGGCCCGCGCCTGTTGCTGCTGGATGAGCCTTGCGAGGGCATCGCCCCGGTGCTGGTGGCGGCCATGCGTGATGCCTTGTTGCAACTGGTCCGCGAAGGTGTGTCCATGCTGGTGGCCGAGCAAAACAACATCCTGGCCCGGCATGCGCAGCGGGTGCTGGTGCTGACCAGTGGGCGCATGCAAACGGTGGCCTGA
- a CDS encoding DNA topoisomerase IV subunit B has product MATQSTVKTSSEYSEGSIRVLKGLEPVKQRPGMYTRTDNPLHIIQEVLDNAADEALAGYGKKIKVILHLDGSVSIEDDGRGIPFGLHPEENAPVIELVFTRLHAGGKFDKGKGGAYSFSGGLHGVGVSVTNALSKRLEATSYREGQVATLVFSGGDVTESLVKRPTGEGDRKQGTTVRAWPDAKFFESSALPMNELTHLLRSKAVLMPGVTVTLVNEKTKENQQWQYKAGLRDYLTQTLNGDPVIPLFEGEGFADANHDSFAEGEGASWAVAFTEDGAPVRESYVNLIPTSAGGTHDSGLRDGLFTAVKSFIELHGLLPKGVKLMPEDVFARASYVLSAKVLDPQFQGQIKERLNSRDAVRLVSSFVRPALELWLNEHVDHGKKLAELAIKAAQTRQKAGQKVEKRKSSGVAVLPGKLTDCESKDILHNEVFLVEGDSAGGSAKMGRNKECQAILPLRGKVLNTWEVDRDRLFANNEIHDISVAIGVDPHGPNDNPDMSNLRYGKVCILSDADVDGSHIQVLLLTLFFRHFPKLIEAGHLYVARPPLFRVDAPARGKKPASKAYALDEGELMAIIDKLRKDGLKEGGWSISRFKGLGEMSAEQLWDTTLNPDTRRLLPIELGPLDNAGTENLMTQLMGKGEAAARRELMELHGDSIEIDV; this is encoded by the coding sequence ATGGCCACCCAATCAACTGTCAAAACCTCCAGTGAGTACTCCGAAGGCTCGATCCGCGTCCTGAAGGGCCTCGAGCCCGTCAAGCAACGCCCGGGCATGTACACCCGCACCGACAACCCCCTGCACATCATCCAAGAAGTGCTGGACAACGCCGCCGACGAGGCTCTGGCGGGTTACGGCAAAAAGATCAAAGTCATCCTGCATTTGGATGGCTCGGTCAGCATCGAAGACGATGGCCGGGGCATTCCCTTTGGCCTGCACCCCGAAGAAAACGCCCCGGTGATCGAGTTGGTGTTCACCCGTTTGCACGCGGGTGGCAAGTTCGACAAGGGCAAGGGCGGGGCTTACAGCTTCTCGGGCGGTTTGCACGGCGTGGGCGTGTCGGTGACCAATGCGCTGTCCAAGCGCTTGGAGGCGACCAGTTACCGTGAAGGCCAAGTGGCGACGCTGGTTTTCTCGGGCGGCGACGTGACCGAGTCTTTGGTCAAGCGGCCCACAGGCGAGGGTGACCGCAAACAGGGCACCACCGTGCGCGCCTGGCCCGACGCCAAATTCTTTGAATCCAGCGCCCTGCCCATGAACGAGCTGACCCACCTGCTGCGCAGCAAAGCCGTGCTCATGCCGGGCGTGACGGTGACTTTGGTGAACGAGAAAACCAAGGAAAACCAGCAGTGGCAATACAAAGCCGGTCTGCGCGACTACCTGACGCAAACGCTCAACGGTGACCCGGTGATCCCTTTGTTTGAGGGCGAGGGCTTTGCCGACGCCAACCACGACAGCTTTGCCGAAGGCGAGGGCGCTTCGTGGGCGGTGGCTTTCACCGAAGACGGTGCGCCGGTGCGAGAGAGCTACGTCAACCTGATTCCCACCAGCGCGGGCGGCACACACGACAGCGGCTTGCGCGACGGCCTGTTCACCGCTGTCAAGAGTTTCATCGAGTTGCACGGCTTGCTGCCCAAAGGCGTCAAGCTCATGCCCGAGGACGTGTTTGCGCGTGCCAGCTATGTGCTGAGCGCCAAAGTGCTCGACCCGCAGTTTCAGGGCCAGATCAAGGAGCGCCTGAACTCGCGCGACGCGGTGCGCCTGGTCTCCAGCTTTGTGCGCCCGGCTTTGGAATTGTGGCTCAACGAGCATGTGGACCACGGCAAAAAGCTGGCCGAGCTGGCCATCAAGGCCGCGCAAACCCGCCAAAAAGCGGGCCAGAAGGTCGAAAAGCGCAAGAGCTCCGGCGTGGCCGTGCTGCCGGGCAAACTGACCGATTGCGAGAGCAAAGACATCCTGCACAACGAGGTGTTTTTGGTCGAGGGCGACTCGGCCGGTGGCAGCGCCAAGATGGGCCGCAACAAAGAGTGCCAGGCCATCTTGCCCCTGCGCGGCAAGGTGCTCAACACCTGGGAAGTGGACCGCGACCGCCTGTTTGCCAACAACGAAATCCACGATATCTCGGTGGCCATCGGCGTGGACCCGCACGGGCCCAACGACAACCCTGACATGAGCAACCTGCGCTACGGCAAGGTCTGCATCTTGTCCGACGCGGACGTGGACGGCTCGCACATCCAGGTGCTGCTGCTGACCTTGTTCTTCCGGCATTTTCCCAAGCTGATCGAAGCTGGGCACCTCTATGTGGCGCGGCCCCCGCTGTTCCGGGTCGATGCGCCGGCACGCGGCAAAAAGCCCGCGTCCAAAGCCTATGCGCTGGACGAGGGTGAGCTCATGGCCATCATCGACAAGCTGCGCAAAGATGGCTTGAAAGAAGGTGGCTGGAGCATCAGCCGCTTCAAGGGTCTGGGCGAGATGAGCGCCGAGCAGCTGTGGGACACCACCCTCAACCCCGACACGCGCCGCTTGCTGCCGATCGAGTTGGGCCCGCTGGACAACGCGGGCACCGAAAACCTCATGACCCAGCTCATGGGCAAAGGCGAAGCCGCCGCCCGCCGCGAGCTGATGGAACTGCACGGCGACTCGATTGAGATCGATGTGTAA
- the pncB gene encoding nicotinate phosphoribosyltransferase: protein MIITSLLDTDLYKFTMMQVVLHQFPGAQVQYKFKCRNPGVQLAPFVDEIRQQIRSLCSLNFKDAELHYLRSLRFIKSDFVDFLGLFKLNEKYIEVTPLPSGEIDITIQGPWLHTILFEIPVLAIVNEVFFRNTQKVPDLMEGRRRLDTKIAQLQATGLETLKIADYGTRRRFSRAWHEEVLRVLSARLGTGPSGQLAGTSNVYYAYLLGLTPLGTMAHEYLQAAQALGPRLRDSQVFAFESWAKEYRGDLGIALSDVYGFNAFLRDFDLYFCKLFDGARHDSGDPFSWGERMIAHYQNNRVDPKTKTLIFSDGLTIPRTIELFEQFRGRCQLAFGVGTNLTNDLGYEPLQIVIKMTRCNGQPVAKLSDSPGKGMCEDEKYLAYLRQVFEVTPGN, encoded by the coding sequence ATGATCATCACCAGCCTGCTCGACACCGACCTGTACAAATTCACCATGATGCAGGTCGTGCTGCACCAGTTTCCTGGTGCGCAGGTGCAGTACAAGTTCAAGTGCCGTAACCCTGGCGTGCAGCTGGCACCCTTTGTCGATGAAATCCGTCAGCAAATCCGTTCCCTGTGCAGTTTGAATTTCAAGGACGCTGAACTGCATTACCTGCGATCACTGCGCTTCATCAAGAGCGACTTCGTTGATTTTTTGGGCTTGTTCAAGCTCAATGAAAAGTACATTGAAGTCACGCCTTTGCCATCAGGTGAGATAGACATCACCATCCAGGGGCCATGGCTGCACACGATTCTTTTCGAGATCCCGGTGCTGGCCATCGTCAACGAGGTGTTCTTCCGCAACACCCAGAAAGTGCCCGATTTGATGGAGGGCCGCCGCCGACTGGACACCAAAATCGCCCAGCTGCAGGCCACTGGCCTTGAAACCCTCAAGATTGCGGACTACGGCACACGCCGACGTTTTTCACGTGCCTGGCATGAAGAGGTGCTGCGCGTGCTGTCAGCCCGTTTAGGCACCGGCCCTAGTGGCCAGTTGGCGGGCACCAGCAATGTGTATTACGCCTATTTGCTGGGGTTGACTCCGCTGGGCACCATGGCGCATGAGTATTTGCAGGCGGCTCAAGCGCTGGGGCCGCGTCTTCGTGACAGCCAGGTTTTCGCTTTCGAGTCTTGGGCCAAGGAGTACCGAGGCGATTTGGGCATTGCCCTGAGTGATGTGTACGGCTTCAACGCTTTTCTGCGCGACTTCGACCTGTATTTCTGCAAGCTGTTCGATGGCGCAAGGCACGACAGTGGTGACCCTTTCTCCTGGGGCGAGCGCATGATTGCGCATTACCAAAACAACCGGGTTGACCCCAAGACCAAGACACTGATATTCAGTGATGGCCTGACGATTCCGCGCACCATTGAGCTGTTTGAGCAGTTCAGGGGACGCTGCCAGTTGGCTTTTGGCGTGGGGACCAATCTGACCAACGACCTGGGTTACGAACCGCTGCAAATTGTCATCAAGATGACCCGGTGCAACGGTCAGCCTGTGGCTAAATTGTCAGATTCTCCCGGCAAAGGCATGTGTGAAGACGAAAAATACTTGGCCTACCTGCGCCAAGTTTTTGAAGTTACCCCTGGCAACTGA